The following DNA comes from Candidatus Methylacidiphilum fumarolicum.
GGCCTTTCGACAGAAATGGTTTTGAAGATGGTTTTTCAAAGAGACCTATCGAAGATATTTATCGAGATTATGTAAAAAATTTACTGCAATTGATTGATCAAGGTTTTATCGATTCGGTGGCCCATTTGGATTTGATAAAAATTTTTAATTATAGACCTAAAGGAAAAATAGTGGATTATTTCGAACCTGTTTTGGAAAAAATCAAAGAAAAAGATCTTTGTTTAGAGATTAATACAGCAGGTTGGAGAAAACCTGTAAAAGAGCAGTATCCAGCCGAAGAAATTCTTTTTAAGGCCGTGGAAATGAAAATTCCTATTTCTATTGGTTCAGATGCGCATTCATGGCTGGAAGTAGGAAAGGGGTTCTCTGAACTTTTACCGTTGATGAATAAACTGGGGATTAAAGAATTTGCAGTTTTTCGATCCCATACTAGACAAATGGTGGCAGTGAGCTAGAGGATAAAGGCTTGCTCTTACTCCTTGGAAGGATGCATTCTCATGAGGCTTTTTTTTAAACGGAGATAAACTAAGGTCTTAGAAAAGGGAAATTTATCGATTTGCTTTTTTCCTACAAATCATTCGTAATGATTTGAAAAGGAGTGAGGGGACATCCTTATAGCCTAACTTTGGCCTGAAAGCTAATGTGTTGTAGTTTATTTTTTTAATCTTATCAAGAATGGTTTTCCCACCATACCAGGTTAATGCAATTTCTAGCTTTAAGGGCCATTCAAGGGTATCAATCAAAACTTTTCCTTTATCAAAAAGCTCCTCAGTACGCTTGACTTGAAAAGAGAGCAAGTCTCTGAAATTGGAACTAAAATGCCTAGCGAATAGTTCGGCTTCGCTAACCTTGTATTGTTCCATTTCGTCTTTAGGCAAATAGATTCTGTTTTTTTTAAGGTCTATAGAGATGTCCTGCCAAAAATTGGCGAGCTGAAGAGCCGTACATATAAAATCTGAACTAAGCAGTTGCAAATCGGTCGTTTGACGGTGAAGATAAAGAACGAGTCTTCCAATTGGATTGGCACTTTTTTTGCAATAATCCAATACTTCTTCAAAATTTTTATATCGATCTTTTAGGACATCTTGCTTGAAGGCATCTAGAAGATCTGTAAAAAGGTTTAGGGGCAGTTGAAATTTTTCAATGGTGTCGTGGAGAGCTAAGAAAACAGGATTTTTAGCACAAAGCTTGGGATCAAGTAGATAGGCACGCCATGTATCTAAGCTATCCAGCCTTTTTTTTCTTTTTTGCTCATCCTCCCTTTCTTTCTCATTTAATGAGTATCCTTCATCGGCATAATCATCAGCGATTCGTGAAAAGGCATAGATAGCATGGACATGAGGGGCAAGATTTTTAGCAACAAGAAGACCGACAGGAAAGTTTTCGTAGTGAGAAGCAATATGTTTACAATAAGAATAGGCTTCGGTAAGATTCATCCAATTTCGCGGGAAACCCCGACGTTCAGGCCGGAGAGGGATAGCGCGGCGGCATGAGCCGCCCCTGTTCCCGCAACTCCTTTCTCCAATGCTATCTTGGTCCACGACTATCCATAAGCGTATAGAGAGACGGGGTGAACTGCTTCCCATTCCCAGGGCTTCCCCTCCATCCGGCTTTCGCCGGTGACGGAGTCGGGTTGGCGTTCTCGACTCGCTCCCCTCGGGAATGTGCGCGACCGGCTATCTGCGCGCGCAGGAAAAGAGAACCGTTGGCGCTTTGCCTTTCGCCAGCATGATCCCCTCCTTCCAGAGCCCCAGACTGAGGAAGCATCCCGGAGTGGGTCTGGTCTTGCCTATCGTTCACGTAGTTACTTCTTTGCATTGCCACGGCCCCGTAACGTTCCTTGGTCAACCCGACTTGTAGTTACCTACAAGCTCCTCCCATTTAAGGATGGATTGTTGACGAAAATTTTCTTTATTACATTGCTTTTTAATAAAAAAATAACTCAAAAACAATCGTTTTTTGAAGAAACATCGATACTTTCAGCTAATAAATAGGTATTTTTATATTTGATTAACAATCAAAAATCCTAAAATAGCCTTTTAGGCATCTACATATGAATTATTTTGGTCTGACAGGAGGTATTGGCTGTGGAAAAACGACTTTGTCTAGTTGGCTTATGAAAGAAGGTTTTGAGATTATCGATACGGATCGAATCGCACAAGAGCTTCTTCAGCCGGGAAGAGAAAATTGGAAAAAAGTAGTTGACGAGTTTGGGAAAGAAATCTTAAATAATGATAATACAATAAATCGTAGGTTATTAGGCCAACTGGTTTTTCAGAATCCGAAGTTGTTGGAAACATTAAATAGATTAACGCATCCTTCAATACGCCAACAGTGGAAAATAAAAGTTATTGAAGCCAAAAAAAGCGATCCGAGGAAACGTATAATTGTTGTTATACCACTTTTGTTCGAGGAAAAACTCGAAAAAGAATTTGATAAGGTCTTGTGTGTTGGCTGTTCTCCATCGGTACAGTTCAAAAGACTTTTGGATAGAGGATTGATTTCAAGGGAAATAAGAATGAGGATTGAAAGTCAATGGCCTTTGGAAAAGAAAATGGAAAATAGTGACTTTGTTTTTTGGAATGATGGTTCCATTCATTTGCTTCATGATCAGGCTCGTATGTTTTTGGACCAGCTTCGATCATATAATGCAGGCTGTTCATAATTTTCTTTTGTGAAATTTTCGAATAAAGCGGGTCAAAGAATCTAAAAACCCTATTCAATCAACAATGTAAACCTGAGGATTGTTTAATTCAGTGTTGTTACAATAATTTAAAATGAGAGCATCAAAAAAAAATCATTCAGAGGGTGAGCCGATGAAAGCGCAGGAAACTTTTGATTCTAACAACGATATGCCTTCTTCTATGAAGGCCGAAAATGAAGAAGGAAAGAAAATTCAAGAATATTCTGAACAAAAAGAAGAACATATGGAAATTAAAAAATCTATTCAAGAGACAATAACTCAAACGAAAAATAATGGAATGGAGGAATCTGTAAGCTTAGGTCCTACGCTGGATCTGAGTAAGCTTCAACAGTTATCCTTTTCAGAGCTGCAGATTAAAGCTGCAGAATACCAGATTGAAAATCCTGGGTTAATGAGAAAGCATGAGGTAATTTTTGAAATCTTGCGGCGCAATGCGCAAAGAAATGGGGCGATTTACGGAGGAGGGGTTTTGGAGATATTACCCGAAGGATATGGATTTTTAAGATCTGAGGCATACAACTATTTCCCTTGTCAAGAGGATGTGTATGTTTCTCCTGCTTTAATCCGAAAATATGGGTTGAAGAAAGGCAATTTGGTTTCTGGACCTATTCGACCGCCTAAGGAAAAAGAACGGTATTTTTCACTGCTCCAAGTTGAAAAAATTGAGAATGAGGAACCCGAAAAGATTCGTGGTAGAATTATTTTTGACAATTTAACACCAATTTTCCCGAATAGAAGAATCTTTTTGGAGGGTAAAAGTGGAGATCTTTCCATGCGAGTCATGGATCTGATCACTCCCATTGGATTTGGTCAAAGAGGCTTAATCGTTGCTCCTCCAAGAACAGGTAAAACAGTTTTGATTCAGAAAATAGCCAATGCCATTACTGAAAATCATCCTGAAGCCCATCTTATCGTCCTGCTTGTTGATGAACGGCCTGAAGAAGTAACTGACATGGAAAGATCGGTAAAAGGAGAGGTTATTAGTTCCACTTTTGATGAAACTCCCGATAGACACGTACAGGTGGCCGAAATGGTTATAGAAAGGGCGAAAAGAATGGCCGAAAATAAGATTGATGTGGTGATTCTTTTGGATTCTTTGACAAGACTTGCTCGGGCTTATAATACGCTACAACCGCATAGTGGCAAAATTTTAACTGGAGGAGTCGATGCCAATGCTCTTCAAAAGCCTAGGCGTTTTTTTGCAACAGCAAGAAATCTTGAGGAAGGCGGCAGCGTTACCATTATTGCAACCGCGCTGATTGATACAGGCTCAAAGATGGACGATGTTATTTTCGAAGAATTCAAAGGAACCGGAAATATGGAATTACATCTGGATAGAGCACTTGTCGATAAAAGAATTTATCCAGCGATCAACATTCCTAAATCTGGGACCCGTAGAGAAGAACTACTCTATCATCCAGATGAGCTTGTAAGGATTCATGTGCTCCGTAGAGCCTTATCGTCGGTCCCTCCGATAGAAGCCATGGAATTATTACTCGAAAGACTGAAAAAGACTAAAAATAACGTTGAATTTCTTCTTTCGATGAATCTTAAGGATTAAGAGCTATCAGCTATCATTTTCCCTTTTCCATAATAAGACTGATAGAATTAATGCATGATGCTTGTTTAGAAACGATACACAAGCGCACTTTGCTTACGCAAGCCATTGCACACCCTTGTGCTTTTAGATCTGCCTTTGATCTGAAAAACTCGCCGCAAACCTCTTCCTGAAGGAAGAGGATAAGGCGCGTCATTCCGGTGTTCTCTGCCCCTCGACATACTGTCTGATAAAGGACAGCGGAGCGCCCCCACTGCTCCCGGTGAAATAACCTGGGGGACCAGAGAGGTCCACCTAAGAGCTTTCGGCGAATTTGCCTAAAGTATTTCTTTCGAATCAGGCGGCTGGCCCCCCCTTTTTAGACTGTTCATCACCATGTCTATAGCCACTTTGGGTGGATAGATCACCAAAAGGAGCCCGTGTGGTTATCTTCTCCATTAACTTCCAACCATTCGGATCCAAAATCTTTATAGACAGAGTCTATAAACTGGCACAGGTCTTTCAAAATCTCTTTGGGGATCCCTCCGTGCTGATATTTAGTAACAAAGACCAAATGGACATGAAGGTTATATACGCAAGTGTCACCACCTGTAGGGCTTTCGTTTGACTTTGTCATAAACCAAGTAAAGACTAAAAATAATTGAAAATTCTCTAGGCATTTCGATTCCGTTTGGAACCTATCACCGAACCAGACCTGCGTCTCCCCCCGTTACCGGGGAGGGGTGCGGTGGGTCTGGAACAAAGCGCTGGCCTTGCAAAAGCAGCTGGAGGCCGACTACCTTTTGCTCTCGTATTACGAGCATGCCTGGTCTCTGGCACTCTGGAGACACAGTGAGGAATATGGTTGTTTATACAACGCCCCTACGTTCCCTTTACAATGGACGCTCAAGTTCCTGGATCAGGCAATCCAGGCGGTGTTTGACAA
Coding sequences within:
- the coaE gene encoding dephospho-CoA kinase (Dephospho-CoA kinase (CoaE) performs the final step in coenzyme A biosynthesis.); the protein is MNYFGLTGGIGCGKTTLSSWLMKEGFEIIDTDRIAQELLQPGRENWKKVVDEFGKEILNNDNTINRRLLGQLVFQNPKLLETLNRLTHPSIRQQWKIKVIEAKKSDPRKRIIVVIPLLFEEKLEKEFDKVLCVGCSPSVQFKRLLDRGLISREIRMRIESQWPLEKKMENSDFVFWNDGSIHLLHDQARMFLDQLRSYNAGCS
- the hpnC gene encoding squalene synthase HpnC; amino-acid sequence: MNLTEAYSYCKHIASHYENFPVGLLVAKNLAPHVHAIYAFSRIADDYADEGYSLNEKEREDEQKRKKRLDSLDTWRAYLLDPKLCAKNPVFLALHDTIEKFQLPLNLFTDLLDAFKQDVLKDRYKNFEEVLDYCKKSANPIGRLVLYLHRQTTDLQLLSSDFICTALQLANFWQDISIDLKKNRIYLPKDEMEQYKVSEAELFARHFSSNFRDLLSFQVKRTEELFDKGKVLIDTLEWPLKLEIALTWYGGKTILDKIKKINYNTLAFRPKLGYKDVPSLLFKSLRMICRKKANR
- a CDS encoding histidinol-phosphatase HisJ family protein; amino-acid sequence: MKIFADYHMHPQGHKLQPYTFKLLDPWAESCFQKGVVDFCFTDHDRYREGIDFQVFDQWKQKFPTLNVRLGIERDNDPVSGHSGLIWVKENWEKLDFVLGSVHFIGDWPFDRNGFEDGFSKRPIEDIYRDYVKNLLQLIDQGFIDSVAHLDLIKIFNYRPKGKIVDYFEPVLEKIKEKDLCLEINTAGWRKPVKEQYPAEEILFKAVEMKIPISIGSDAHSWLEVGKGFSELLPLMNKLGIKEFAVFRSHTRQMVAVS
- the rho gene encoding transcription termination factor Rho yields the protein MKAENEEGKKIQEYSEQKEEHMEIKKSIQETITQTKNNGMEESVSLGPTLDLSKLQQLSFSELQIKAAEYQIENPGLMRKHEVIFEILRRNAQRNGAIYGGGVLEILPEGYGFLRSEAYNYFPCQEDVYVSPALIRKYGLKKGNLVSGPIRPPKEKERYFSLLQVEKIENEEPEKIRGRIIFDNLTPIFPNRRIFLEGKSGDLSMRVMDLITPIGFGQRGLIVAPPRTGKTVLIQKIANAITENHPEAHLIVLLVDERPEEVTDMERSVKGEVISSTFDETPDRHVQVAEMVIERAKRMAENKIDVVILLDSLTRLARAYNTLQPHSGKILTGGVDANALQKPRRFFATARNLEEGGSVTIIATALIDTGSKMDDVIFEEFKGTGNMELHLDRALVDKRIYPAINIPKSGTRREELLYHPDELVRIHVLRRALSSVPPIEAMELLLERLKKTKNNVEFLLSMNLKD